A single Crateriforma conspicua DNA region contains:
- a CDS encoding ABC transporter permease has product MFDICVPPALLDCGFVDPSVGLHGFSDALMSNGLFVGQALKWLPTWLTPIWVLGVGIAAGAVVAAAIFAVLAVLSFIPGLGNIPDNPRRGVIASLILGIPVGLALCGWYMPQTEENAGVLVLPLMLVGLLVGFSVIYGMWHRTRSEWFSMLGEGVIPYVLGTLGVLALIGLGSTPLVESPQEILASVPAVNIFTDGVTTHEVEIPAASPDAEPDDAPFHPAEIEYNTRSTSELTIRSNRTVLLADADDPARFSTSPFRVDAGEVLEYRYEDRDTPPLPPDSSKLHIQNREIDPATVVFTFVNLPQIPQASSIVYTALAVVVLIAGLMVFRQAAPRVWALGLSTAKNEMAQPLYLILIALGVVGILFFGIYPFNTLGDDIRVLKDSGVTLIMVLAMLQAVWSAGTTVSEEIEGRTALTVLSKPVSRRAFVLGKYTGIMLTVLVMFLIMAAVLILVLSYKPIFEARELTKSAPVWQECHEQIMSVLPVLTLYFMETMVIGGIAVALATRLPLLANFITCFIVYVIGNLTSPLVASAQDNNELVGFVGKFIAVIVPNLNVFNVQAAVDTGNTIPPIYLAGAFNYLVVFVVAIWMLAMLLFEDRDLA; this is encoded by the coding sequence ATGTTCGACATCTGCGTTCCCCCCGCCCTTCTTGACTGTGGTTTCGTCGATCCCAGCGTTGGCCTGCATGGTTTTTCAGACGCGTTGATGTCCAACGGCCTGTTCGTCGGCCAGGCACTGAAGTGGCTGCCGACGTGGCTGACGCCGATCTGGGTGCTGGGCGTGGGCATCGCAGCGGGTGCAGTGGTTGCAGCGGCCATTTTCGCCGTACTGGCCGTCCTGTCGTTCATCCCGGGCCTGGGCAATATTCCCGATAACCCACGTCGCGGCGTGATCGCATCGCTGATTTTGGGAATCCCCGTCGGCCTGGCGCTGTGCGGTTGGTACATGCCACAGACGGAAGAAAACGCGGGCGTGTTGGTCTTGCCGTTGATGTTGGTGGGCCTGCTGGTCGGATTCAGCGTGATCTACGGGATGTGGCATCGCACGCGTTCGGAGTGGTTTTCGATGCTGGGCGAGGGTGTGATTCCCTACGTGCTGGGAACGCTGGGCGTGTTGGCCTTGATCGGACTCGGATCCACACCGCTGGTGGAATCACCGCAAGAGATCCTGGCATCGGTTCCCGCCGTCAACATCTTTACCGACGGTGTGACCACCCACGAAGTCGAGATCCCCGCGGCATCGCCGGACGCCGAACCTGATGACGCCCCGTTCCATCCGGCCGAAATCGAATACAACACCCGCAGCACGTCCGAACTGACGATCCGCAGCAACCGCACGGTCTTGTTGGCCGACGCCGACGACCCGGCTCGCTTTTCGACTTCGCCGTTCCGGGTCGATGCCGGTGAAGTGCTGGAATACCGATACGAAGACCGCGACACGCCGCCATTGCCGCCGGATTCGTCAAAGCTGCACATCCAGAACCGTGAAATTGACCCCGCCACGGTGGTCTTCACCTTCGTCAACTTGCCACAGATTCCGCAGGCAAGTTCGATCGTGTACACGGCCCTCGCGGTCGTCGTGTTGATCGCCGGATTGATGGTCTTTCGCCAAGCGGCACCTCGGGTTTGGGCCCTGGGTTTGTCGACGGCCAAGAACGAAATGGCCCAGCCGCTGTATTTGATTTTGATCGCACTAGGGGTGGTCGGGATCCTGTTCTTTGGGATCTATCCGTTCAACACCCTGGGCGACGACATCCGTGTGCTGAAGGACAGCGGCGTGACGCTGATCATGGTCTTGGCCATGTTGCAGGCGGTGTGGAGTGCGGGAACGACCGTCAGCGAAGAAATCGAAGGCCGGACCGCCCTGACGGTGCTCAGCAAACCCGTCAGCCGACGTGCATTTGTCCTGGGTAAGTACACCGGAATCATGCTGACCGTGCTGGTGATGTTCTTGATCATGGCAGCGGTCTTGATTTTGGTGCTCAGCTACAAGCCGATTTTTGAGGCACGTGAACTGACAAAATCGGCACCGGTGTGGCAGGAATGCCATGAACAGATCATGTCCGTGCTGCCCGTGCTGACGCTTTATTTCATGGAAACGATGGTGATCGGCGGCATCGCGGTTGCGTTGGCCACCCGGCTGCCCCTGCTGGCCAATTTCATCACCTGCTTCATCGTGTACGTGATCGGTAATTTGACGTCGCCTCTGGTGGCGTCGGCCCAGGACAACAATGAATTGGTGGGATTCGTCGGTAAATTCATTGCCGTCATCGTCCCCAATTTGAACGTCTTTAACGTCCAAGCGGCGGTGGATACCGGAAATACCATCCCACCGATCTACTTGGCCGGAGCATTCAATTATCTTGTGGTTTTCGTGGTCGCGATTTGGATGCTCGCGATGTTGTTATTCGAAGACCGCGATTTGGCATAA
- a CDS encoding acyl-CoA thioesterase: MNKPDVFSVQRRVEFCETDAAGIVHFAAFFPWMESAEHALLRSLGISVLPRHRDDTKPLTWPRVSAQCDYLSAARFEDELTVDVSVRNIGRSSVTYRFTFRCGDRMLARGQVVSVCCELAAHGKLTKAPIPDSIRDALSCYLDAPESSRTSPDQPSV; encoded by the coding sequence GTGAATAAACCGGACGTCTTTTCGGTCCAGCGTCGCGTGGAGTTCTGCGAAACCGACGCCGCCGGCATCGTTCATTTCGCCGCATTTTTCCCGTGGATGGAAAGTGCGGAGCACGCCTTGCTGCGGTCGCTGGGGATTTCTGTTTTGCCCCGGCACCGGGATGACACCAAACCGCTGACTTGGCCCCGCGTTTCCGCCCAGTGCGATTATTTATCGGCGGCCCGCTTTGAAGATGAATTGACGGTCGACGTTTCGGTCCGCAACATCGGCCGCAGCAGCGTCACCTATCGATTCACGTTCCGGTGCGGCGATCGAATGTTGGCCCGTGGGCAGGTCGTCTCGGTCTGCTGCGAATTGGCGGCCCACGGCAAATTGACCAAGGCACCGATTCCCGATTCGATCCGCGACGCGCTTTCGTGCTATTTGGACGCCCCGGAATCCTCACGGACTTCGCCGGATCAGCCAAGCGTCTGA
- the rpsR gene encoding 30S ribosomal protein S18 — protein MSSRSRARKRSRVRSRTRKKDPIFVDGVRPRPMYVDYKDVELLKKMVNRQGRIVGRRKSGCTAVSQHAVTAAVKRARFMALMPYVGE, from the coding sequence ATGAGCTCGCGTAGTCGAGCCCGCAAACGTTCACGCGTCCGTTCACGTACCCGCAAAAAGGACCCGATCTTCGTCGATGGCGTCCGCCCACGTCCGATGTACGTGGATTACAAGGACGTGGAATTGCTGAAGAAGATGGTCAATCGCCAAGGCCGAATCGTCGGTCGACGCAAGAGCGGCTGTACCGCCGTCAGCCAGCACGCGGTCACCGCGGCTGTCAAACGAGCCCGCTTCATGGCTCTGATGCCCTACGTCGGTGAATAA